One window from the genome of Nicotiana tomentosiformis chromosome 5, ASM39032v3, whole genome shotgun sequence encodes:
- the LOC104099450 gene encoding uncharacterized protein isoform X3: MILMGHHETKSSTSRDRSPLQQRHRHRHRPKDMDLNKELSSERRERRSGRDVVEHRSPRPRHDYSYSASDHQSMDHRRSSSNFNVDTERQNEVFNSTGPENWKERNDPMTKTKANEEYLEAKEEQMTLLELSGDLTTESKQHTAEGRKEISLEYNSNMKKARLHSTLVSLLNDPVLSDVPKKPTLMDVDTLISLELGSAMRISILKLDGSCFVMNSATVKDLKQAVRKRIDDSEQSKMGHRHISWRHVWSNFCLLFHNEKLLDDTAKLQDYGIRNNAQVQFIPYVISRASKKHSKRRKHRFFHGLSKKGRTTD; the protein is encoded by the exons ATGATTCTGATGGGGCATCATGAGACAAAGTCTTCCACTAGTAGAGATAGGTCTCCGTTACAGCAGAGGCACAGGCATAGGCATAGGCCTAAGGACATGGATTTGAATAAAGAATTGTCATCTGAAAGAAGAGAACGAAGATCAGGAAGAGATGTAGTTGAGCATAGGTCTCCTAGGCCGAGACATGATTACTCCTATTCAGCTTCAGATCATCAAAGCATGGATCATCGCAGATCCAGTTCAAATTTTAATGTTGACACAGAAAGACAAAATGAG GTCTTCAATTCAACTGGTCCCGAAAACTG GAAGGAAAGAAATGATCCGAtgactaaaacgaaagcaaacGAAGAGTACCTGGAAGCTAAAGAGGAG CAAATGACATTGTTAGAGCTGTCCGGAGATCTTACTACAGAATCTAAACAACACACAG CAGAGGGGAGGAAGGAGATTTCACTGGAATACAACAGCAACATGAAGAAGGCAAGACTCCATTCAACATTGGTTTCTCTCCTCAACGATCCTGTGCTTTCTGATGTACCAAAAAAACCAACTCTGATGGATGTGGACACCCTTATCAGCTTGGAACTTGGGAGTGCCATGCGCATCTCTATCCTCAAATTGGATGGCAGCTGCTTTG TGATGAATTCCGCGACAGTTAAAGACTTGAAACAAGCTGTTCGCAAAAGGATAGATGACAGTGAGCAATCTAAGATGGGCCATCGGCATATTTCTTG GAGGCATGTCTGGTCAAATTTTTGCCTTTTATTTCACAATGAGAAGTTACTAGATGATACTGCTAAACTTCAGGACTACGGCATTAGGAACAATGCTCAG GTGCAATTCATTCCCTATGTCATCTCGAGGGCCTCAAAGAAGCATTCAAAGAGGAGAAAACACCGATTTTTTCATGGCCTAAGCAAAAAGGGACGAACAACTGATTGA
- the LOC104099450 gene encoding U11/U12 small nuclear ribonucleoprotein 25 kDa protein isoform X1 — MILMGHHETKSSTSRDRSPLQQRHRHRHRPKDMDLNKELSSERRERRSGRDVVEHRSPRPRHDYSYSASDHQSMDHRRSSSNFNVDTERQNEVFNSTGPENWKERNDPMTKTKANEEYLEAKEEQMTLLELSGDLTTESKQHTAEGRKEISLEYNSNMKKARLHSTLVSLLNDPVLSDVPKKPTLMDVDTLISLELGSAMRISILKLDGSCFDVTVMNSATVKDLKQAVRKRIDDSEQSKMGHRHISWRHVWSNFCLLFHNEKLLDDTAKLQDYGIRNNAQVQFIPYVISRASKKHSKRRKHRFFHGLSKKGRTTD, encoded by the exons ATGATTCTGATGGGGCATCATGAGACAAAGTCTTCCACTAGTAGAGATAGGTCTCCGTTACAGCAGAGGCACAGGCATAGGCATAGGCCTAAGGACATGGATTTGAATAAAGAATTGTCATCTGAAAGAAGAGAACGAAGATCAGGAAGAGATGTAGTTGAGCATAGGTCTCCTAGGCCGAGACATGATTACTCCTATTCAGCTTCAGATCATCAAAGCATGGATCATCGCAGATCCAGTTCAAATTTTAATGTTGACACAGAAAGACAAAATGAG GTCTTCAATTCAACTGGTCCCGAAAACTG GAAGGAAAGAAATGATCCGAtgactaaaacgaaagcaaacGAAGAGTACCTGGAAGCTAAAGAGGAG CAAATGACATTGTTAGAGCTGTCCGGAGATCTTACTACAGAATCTAAACAACACACAG CAGAGGGGAGGAAGGAGATTTCACTGGAATACAACAGCAACATGAAGAAGGCAAGACTCCATTCAACATTGGTTTCTCTCCTCAACGATCCTGTGCTTTCTGATGTACCAAAAAAACCAACTCTGATGGATGTGGACACCCTTATCAGCTTGGAACTTGGGAGTGCCATGCGCATCTCTATCCTCAAATTGGATGGCAGCTGCTTTG ATGTAACAGTGATGAATTCCGCGACAGTTAAAGACTTGAAACAAGCTGTTCGCAAAAGGATAGATGACAGTGAGCAATCTAAGATGGGCCATCGGCATATTTCTTG GAGGCATGTCTGGTCAAATTTTTGCCTTTTATTTCACAATGAGAAGTTACTAGATGATACTGCTAAACTTCAGGACTACGGCATTAGGAACAATGCTCAG GTGCAATTCATTCCCTATGTCATCTCGAGGGCCTCAAAGAAGCATTCAAAGAGGAGAAAACACCGATTTTTTCATGGCCTAAGCAAAAAGGGACGAACAACTGATTGA
- the LOC104099450 gene encoding U11/U12 small nuclear ribonucleoprotein 25 kDa protein isoform X2: MILMGHHETKSSTSRDRSPLQQRHRHRHRPKDMDLNKELSSERRERRSGRDVVEHRSPRPRHDYSYSASDHQSMDHRRSSSNFNVDTERQNEVFNSTGPENWKERNDPMTKTKANEEYLEAKEEQMTLLELSGDLTTESKQHTEGRKEISLEYNSNMKKARLHSTLVSLLNDPVLSDVPKKPTLMDVDTLISLELGSAMRISILKLDGSCFDVTVMNSATVKDLKQAVRKRIDDSEQSKMGHRHISWRHVWSNFCLLFHNEKLLDDTAKLQDYGIRNNAQVQFIPYVISRASKKHSKRRKHRFFHGLSKKGRTTD; this comes from the exons ATGATTCTGATGGGGCATCATGAGACAAAGTCTTCCACTAGTAGAGATAGGTCTCCGTTACAGCAGAGGCACAGGCATAGGCATAGGCCTAAGGACATGGATTTGAATAAAGAATTGTCATCTGAAAGAAGAGAACGAAGATCAGGAAGAGATGTAGTTGAGCATAGGTCTCCTAGGCCGAGACATGATTACTCCTATTCAGCTTCAGATCATCAAAGCATGGATCATCGCAGATCCAGTTCAAATTTTAATGTTGACACAGAAAGACAAAATGAG GTCTTCAATTCAACTGGTCCCGAAAACTG GAAGGAAAGAAATGATCCGAtgactaaaacgaaagcaaacGAAGAGTACCTGGAAGCTAAAGAGGAG CAAATGACATTGTTAGAGCTGTCCGGAGATCTTACTACAGAATCTAAACAACACACAG AGGGGAGGAAGGAGATTTCACTGGAATACAACAGCAACATGAAGAAGGCAAGACTCCATTCAACATTGGTTTCTCTCCTCAACGATCCTGTGCTTTCTGATGTACCAAAAAAACCAACTCTGATGGATGTGGACACCCTTATCAGCTTGGAACTTGGGAGTGCCATGCGCATCTCTATCCTCAAATTGGATGGCAGCTGCTTTG ATGTAACAGTGATGAATTCCGCGACAGTTAAAGACTTGAAACAAGCTGTTCGCAAAAGGATAGATGACAGTGAGCAATCTAAGATGGGCCATCGGCATATTTCTTG GAGGCATGTCTGGTCAAATTTTTGCCTTTTATTTCACAATGAGAAGTTACTAGATGATACTGCTAAACTTCAGGACTACGGCATTAGGAACAATGCTCAG GTGCAATTCATTCCCTATGTCATCTCGAGGGCCTCAAAGAAGCATTCAAAGAGGAGAAAACACCGATTTTTTCATGGCCTAAGCAAAAAGGGACGAACAACTGATTGA
- the LOC104099450 gene encoding U11/U12 small nuclear ribonucleoprotein 25 kDa protein isoform X4: protein MITPIQLQIIKAWIIADPVQILMLTQKDKMRKERNDPMTKTKANEEYLEAKEEQMTLLELSGDLTTESKQHTAEGRKEISLEYNSNMKKARLHSTLVSLLNDPVLSDVPKKPTLMDVDTLISLELGSAMRISILKLDGSCFDVTVMNSATVKDLKQAVRKRIDDSEQSKMGHRHISWRHVWSNFCLLFHNEKLLDDTAKLQDYGIRNNAQVQFIPYVISRASKKHSKRRKHRFFHGLSKKGRTTD, encoded by the exons ATGATTACTCCTATTCAGCTTCAGATCATCAAAGCATGGATCATCGCAGATCCAGTTCAAATTTTAATGTTGACACAGAAAGACAAAATGAG GAAGGAAAGAAATGATCCGAtgactaaaacgaaagcaaacGAAGAGTACCTGGAAGCTAAAGAGGAG CAAATGACATTGTTAGAGCTGTCCGGAGATCTTACTACAGAATCTAAACAACACACAG CAGAGGGGAGGAAGGAGATTTCACTGGAATACAACAGCAACATGAAGAAGGCAAGACTCCATTCAACATTGGTTTCTCTCCTCAACGATCCTGTGCTTTCTGATGTACCAAAAAAACCAACTCTGATGGATGTGGACACCCTTATCAGCTTGGAACTTGGGAGTGCCATGCGCATCTCTATCCTCAAATTGGATGGCAGCTGCTTTG ATGTAACAGTGATGAATTCCGCGACAGTTAAAGACTTGAAACAAGCTGTTCGCAAAAGGATAGATGACAGTGAGCAATCTAAGATGGGCCATCGGCATATTTCTTG GAGGCATGTCTGGTCAAATTTTTGCCTTTTATTTCACAATGAGAAGTTACTAGATGATACTGCTAAACTTCAGGACTACGGCATTAGGAACAATGCTCAG GTGCAATTCATTCCCTATGTCATCTCGAGGGCCTCAAAGAAGCATTCAAAGAGGAGAAAACACCGATTTTTTCATGGCCTAAGCAAAAAGGGACGAACAACTGATTGA
- the LOC104099450 gene encoding U11/U12 small nuclear ribonucleoprotein 25 kDa protein isoform X5, with protein sequence MITPIQLQIIKAWIIADPVQILMLTQKDKMRKERNDPMTKTKANEEYLEAKEEQMTLLELSGDLTTESKQHTEGRKEISLEYNSNMKKARLHSTLVSLLNDPVLSDVPKKPTLMDVDTLISLELGSAMRISILKLDGSCFDVTVMNSATVKDLKQAVRKRIDDSEQSKMGHRHISWRHVWSNFCLLFHNEKLLDDTAKLQDYGIRNNAQVQFIPYVISRASKKHSKRRKHRFFHGLSKKGRTTD encoded by the exons ATGATTACTCCTATTCAGCTTCAGATCATCAAAGCATGGATCATCGCAGATCCAGTTCAAATTTTAATGTTGACACAGAAAGACAAAATGAG GAAGGAAAGAAATGATCCGAtgactaaaacgaaagcaaacGAAGAGTACCTGGAAGCTAAAGAGGAG CAAATGACATTGTTAGAGCTGTCCGGAGATCTTACTACAGAATCTAAACAACACACAG AGGGGAGGAAGGAGATTTCACTGGAATACAACAGCAACATGAAGAAGGCAAGACTCCATTCAACATTGGTTTCTCTCCTCAACGATCCTGTGCTTTCTGATGTACCAAAAAAACCAACTCTGATGGATGTGGACACCCTTATCAGCTTGGAACTTGGGAGTGCCATGCGCATCTCTATCCTCAAATTGGATGGCAGCTGCTTTG ATGTAACAGTGATGAATTCCGCGACAGTTAAAGACTTGAAACAAGCTGTTCGCAAAAGGATAGATGACAGTGAGCAATCTAAGATGGGCCATCGGCATATTTCTTG GAGGCATGTCTGGTCAAATTTTTGCCTTTTATTTCACAATGAGAAGTTACTAGATGATACTGCTAAACTTCAGGACTACGGCATTAGGAACAATGCTCAG GTGCAATTCATTCCCTATGTCATCTCGAGGGCCTCAAAGAAGCATTCAAAGAGGAGAAAACACCGATTTTTTCATGGCCTAAGCAAAAAGGGACGAACAACTGATTGA
- the LOC104099450 gene encoding U11/U12 small nuclear ribonucleoprotein 25 kDa protein isoform X6, which translates to MEEGIIGSNLQRQRQIRKVFNSTGPENWKERNDPMTKTKANEEYLEAKEEQMTLLELSGDLTTESKQHTAEGRKEISLEYNSNMKKARLHSTLVSLLNDPVLSDVPKKPTLMDVDTLISLELGSAMRISILKLDGSCFDVTVMNSATVKDLKQAVRKRIDDSEQSKMGHRHISWRHVWSNFCLLFHNEKLLDDTAKLQDYGIRNNAQVQFIPYVISRASKKHSKRRKHRFFHGLSKKGRTTD; encoded by the exons ATGGAGGAAGGAATAATAGGTAGCAATTTACAGCGGCAAAGACAAATTAGAAAG GTCTTCAATTCAACTGGTCCCGAAAACTG GAAGGAAAGAAATGATCCGAtgactaaaacgaaagcaaacGAAGAGTACCTGGAAGCTAAAGAGGAG CAAATGACATTGTTAGAGCTGTCCGGAGATCTTACTACAGAATCTAAACAACACACAG CAGAGGGGAGGAAGGAGATTTCACTGGAATACAACAGCAACATGAAGAAGGCAAGACTCCATTCAACATTGGTTTCTCTCCTCAACGATCCTGTGCTTTCTGATGTACCAAAAAAACCAACTCTGATGGATGTGGACACCCTTATCAGCTTGGAACTTGGGAGTGCCATGCGCATCTCTATCCTCAAATTGGATGGCAGCTGCTTTG ATGTAACAGTGATGAATTCCGCGACAGTTAAAGACTTGAAACAAGCTGTTCGCAAAAGGATAGATGACAGTGAGCAATCTAAGATGGGCCATCGGCATATTTCTTG GAGGCATGTCTGGTCAAATTTTTGCCTTTTATTTCACAATGAGAAGTTACTAGATGATACTGCTAAACTTCAGGACTACGGCATTAGGAACAATGCTCAG GTGCAATTCATTCCCTATGTCATCTCGAGGGCCTCAAAGAAGCATTCAAAGAGGAGAAAACACCGATTTTTTCATGGCCTAAGCAAAAAGGGACGAACAACTGATTGA